A genomic segment from Triplophysa dalaica isolate WHDGS20190420 chromosome 22, ASM1584641v1, whole genome shotgun sequence encodes:
- the morn3 gene encoding MORN repeat-containing protein 3, translating to MPFLKTQQTTAPLMKVWDKKAQKCGLHHTIYSVNGDQYRGEWWDNKKHGKGMQVWKQAGIIFDGDWSCGKRNGFGLLAKFDHEKKEYVRVYAGYWKNDKKEGAGTYFYSPSGFYEGHWSKDHRAGWGRMEYENGDVYEGQWLEDKHHGQGVLFLANGNRYVGTWRDGKKNGRGKFLFLDRGQLYEGLWVDGVAKCGTLSDSEREAAPSPTIYPIPEVCLLDPRSVLMEAQSYLIEKNQQ from the exons atgccttttttaaagacacaacagACCACTGCACCCCTTATGAAAGTATGGGACAAAAAAGCCCAGAAATGTGGACTGCACCACACCATCTATTCGGTCAACGGAGATCAGTACAGAGGCGAGTGGTGggacaataaaaaacatg GAAAAGGAATGCAGGTTTGGAAGCAAGCAGGAATCATCTTTGATGGGGACTGGAGTTGTGGAAAGCGAAACGGATTTGGACTGCTTGCCAAATTTGACCACGAGAAGAAAGAATATGTGAGGGTATATGCAGGGTATTGGAAGAATGACAAGAAAGAG GGTGCTGGGACGTATTTCTACAGTCCATCTGGTTTTTATGAGGGTCATTGGAGTAAAGATCATAGAGCTGGATGGGGAAGAATGGAGTATGAAAACGGTGATGTGTATGAAGGCCAGTGGCTTGAGGATAAGCATCATGGACAGGGTGTGCTGTTTCTGG CAAATGGAAACCGCTACGTGGGCACGTGGCGGGACGGAAAGAAGAATGGCCGTGGCAAGTTCCTCTTTCTGGACAGAGGTCAGTTGTATGAAGGCCTCTGGGTCGATGGTGTTGCCAAGTGTGGAACACTGTCTGATTCTGAGAGAGAAGCAGCACCCAGTCCCACTATCTATCCAATTCCTGAG GTTTGCTTACTGGATCCACGGTCTGTATTGATGGAAGCACAATCATATTTGATTGAGAAAAATCAACAATAG